The DNA sequence ATCCCGTTGGCAGGTTTATCTTAAAATCCTCAAAATTAGAAACCTCTGGCCTTTTACCAACAGAGGATGCTCTGTGAAGAATGGATGCTCTGATCCTAGCGTATTTGAGACATTTCCAGGTGATTCACCAGGAAAAGAACCATACGATCATATTTGGTAAATTCTCGATTCCCATCATGTTGTCTATTTAGTCCCTTCAGACCCAAAATGGTCCAGCGTAAAGACTTCTCCTGcaggaatgaatgaattttgaaCACGATGCCTGTGTCATCTccatgtaaacaacaaaaatgtgaatttgtgaAAGGTTATGTCATGTGCATGAATATTACGTTTTAGCAGGTTGTTTCTTTATCGCCATCTACTGGCCTGGCTCACATAGCATAGTATTtattcttatcttttttttttttatttacttaattatttcaaGCTGTTTTACTCATTTTCAATGGTACACTGTAAGCAtatcatttgaataattataaCTAATTTTAATGagttgaattaattaataatattgctCGTAATATTTCGAAACAATTTTTtatagtgtgtgttttttttttgtaaagtcaGTCCAGAAGATGTGTGCTAGACTCTAGGAGCACAAATATAGCTCTAATATAGACTTTTTCTAAGTGTAAGTATAACATACAACAACATAAACAAACGTCACTGTGCATGAATGCTTTTGTGGCCCTAACTTAACTTCTGGTTGACATCAACAGTCCTTCTAGAGTAGATTATGTCTTCTTATAACAGGCTTAATATGTTTGCTGCATAAATcagacagatttaaaaaaaaaaatgcaaattcattctctgccaCCAGGAGGCGCTTTGATCATGAGAAATCAATTTTTCGTAACAGCTTTAGACAAAGCAGCTCTGAGCTTACGAACGCTGCCTAAAATGcaggatgaaatgaaaatgacattttcttccttcaaaaatacagtgatataaaaacacgCACGCCTCGGTTTGTTTATTCAACGAAGCCGTTTGGAAAATCGTCAGTTTTGATATTGTGGCAGGTCGccgcaaacaaataaatgtacagGAAACACATCCCACAGCACAATAATCAGAGACAAACTTCATTACTCATCATTAGCTGCGTTTGTAGCGTTAGAATTATTACGAAATGATAGTCCGAGGAAAAACAATTGCTTTAACTGAAACTCGGTTCCTCGCTCCTCCCTCCCATTAAAGCCGCAGGCAGTGACGCTCCGCGGGTAACAGAGCTCAGAGCTGCATTTCCAGCGGCTACAGCTCCTGCCATTAAAGCCTCGGAGAGCGTCGCTCCTTTAGCAGCTGAGGCCACGGCTGCAGATCCAGCAAGTGCTGCTCCTGAGATTACCGCTGGACTAAGAGTCCCTCCACCAACTACGACCGCTGCTCCTGCGCCCACTATCACACCTGTTCCCATTAAGACTTTAGCATGATTCAACAGCCTGCATCTTTCCTCTTTCCTTATCCTTTCCTCCTCTTCCAACCtgcttctctcttcttcttctctcctcCTCATCTCTTCTTCCTCTATTCTCCTCTGAGCTTCCTGGTACATATCATTTGTGTAATGCTCTCCTCCGTTCTCCATCACCATTCTGTCTATCTTCTCTATCAGTTCGGTGACCTGTGATTGATTTTCTTCATCCTTGTtgttaaaaacatgataaccTCCTTTACACTGTCTAACTAGCTCTCTAATCTGCTTGTTTTTGGAGAGAAACTCCTCGATGGATATTTCTAACTGATCTCCTCTGGTGAACAGAATGATGGTGTAACGTGTAGCTTGTTCTCCAAAGTTCTCCTCGATCCATTTCACTGTGTTTTTCTCCTCGACTGTGAATTTCACATCCAGTCTGATGACCAGCAGAAACGCATGAGGACCAGGAACAGACATTTCTATACACTTCTCTAATTCCTTCTTCAGTTGTTCTTCATTGATTGTCGTATCAAACAGTCCTGGAGTGTCGGTCACTGAGATGATTCGACCTTCTACTGTCTGCCGATGTTGTTGGCATTTCATAGTCACAGATTCAGAAGAAAGTTCTTCTTTAAACGCTTTCTTTCCCAGGAAAGTGTTTCCTGTTGCGCTCTTTCCAGCTCCAGTTTTCCCCAGCATCACGATCCTTGTGTGTCTGCTCTGTATGGACTCTGAGACTGAgactgttttaaagcagaaaaaagatAATACAGTTTCAAGGAGTGTGTCATTATATGTcgacaaagcaaaataaaaccgTTCTCACCTGCTTGGGTTTGATGATGTTCTGTCTCCGTCTGCTGCTCCTTCTGATCCCATTTTCTCATTTCACTTGCTTTCCAgcatttgtttggttttatcaCTGTATTCGTTTCTTCCTtctgtttaaagatttttttttctgattgtttgaCCACCTCTTCTTCGTTATTCTTCATTTCAGGTGGAACTCTAGACCATCTATCCACATAAAATCCAGTTCTCTCCATATTTGTCCCATGAGAACTAAAATCTTTCTGTTCAGTCACATTTATTGTGCTTTCTTCTATTACACTGTGCATGTGAATAACCTCCCGCACTGTATGGattttctcttccttttttttttcttgttttatcttttcttttctactcTTTATTGGCATTCTTAAGAAAAAGTGAATGTCGTAATGCTGGCCGTCATTCTGTGCGATGATGTCATTGATCGTCTTTAGAAGATTTGTGATGTGGGTTGGAATAATGTCACTTTTACTGTTGATTACATGATACTGTCCTCTGCAGTGATTGACTAGATCCTGAAACTTCCTGCTATCCCTAAGGAGTTTCCATTTTCTGTTTGGAATTTTTTCTCGTCCAACAAACAGCACTACTGTGAACCTCAGAGCTTCTTCTGCAAAGGTCTCCTGAATTTGCTCCACAATGTTCCTCTGCTCCTCTCTGAAGTTCTCCAGGTTGATGACGAGCAGGAACAAGTGAGGACCAGGATAACAGAGGTACATACTCTTCATCAGTTCATTCTTCATCTCATCATCAGTCAGGTCAGTGTTGAAGAATCCTGGCGTGTCGATGATGGAGATGTTTCTGTCTTCTACTCTTCCTCTctgtttctcactctctctggtTCTGTTCTCTTTAAACGCCTCTCGGCCCAGTATTGCATTTCCCGTTGAACTCTTTCCAGCTCCAGAAACTCCCAGCaacacaatcctcagctccttTGAATCACCTGCAGTCAAGTAGATCATGCCATTAGCTGGagctcttttttatttaaagcatttacttGAATCAGTAAAGGCATGGCTAAACTTAAAGTAATGTGCCAACTAAATGAGCACATGTCTTAATAACTagttaaaactaacaaaaattatttactttattacattTCCTTAATCCAGTCAAAACAGAGCAAAATGTCCCAAAAAATTCACCCAATCCCAATCgaagaaagacaaaaactttcattttctgtttgtcaTCTGTTCAAGCATAACTCTAATAACCTAATATCGAACAGAGGTGAAAAACAGATCAAAGGTCTACATTTAAGTAGTTTCAGTCTGGAATACACGGTAGTGTTCATTGGCCAAGGCCCACCCATGAGGCCATGTGATAGAcatgtcaaacaaccaatcGCATTTTGTTTCACTCAGCGTTGTGTTTTAGAGCGTAGAAATGTCTCCGCAATACTGGTGTGTAAAACCCTTGGACGTGTTTTAAAAACTCTGTGTTGAAaactttacatattttacatgctTTTAAAGAAATCCAGCATTTAGTAATTCCTAAGAAAGCACTCAGCTGTCTTCTTTTGTAAGATTTCTAATAGAttgttatttttagcttttcagGTTAGTTTACATTCTGTAAATACAGACGATGAGAGCGACGTCATTTCACTAGCTGCGTCACGTTCCTTTGGTTCAGGCACGGCCGTTCAACTTGACATAATACTGTATGGTAAACATAATACTCTGGACTTGTAtgctatattttataaaagGCATTAAAAGACACTCACATTCTCAACTTAAAACTTTAAGGTTAATGGTCAGCGAGTGCTACTGAAGATAATCTTCCCCATTAACCACCAGAAACAAAAAGCGCAGTACGGTATTCATTTTCAGTATTGCATGACTGCATTCTGTATGAAGTTATATTTAGTTTAGACTAACCTTGATGTGCCGATGCcattatgtgtttgtttttgccttTCAAAGTCGCTCTGTATTTCTCTGTGGATCCCACGACACGGGAGGTGTGTCTACTCTTCCTCAAACTCTAAAACAATGCCAGCGTCACACATTGAGTGAGTCAGTGCTGTGTTATATTAGTCCGTTTCAAAGGTCACGTATCAGACCAAAGGTGGAATAATTAATAGGTAGAAGTAGAAGTACATACAagtgtgaaaaaagaaaattaggtaaaatctaataaacaaaaaaaacactttaatttaagtTGCTTGTGTCCAACTCTGGGAAATAGTTTACACGTTAGAATATTttcctttattattaatataaatgactaaatagagttttattttcatctaaGAGCCAAATAAATGAGCACAACAATATTGTAAGGAAAGAgaggcacacacacaataaaaacatgataacataatttaaaaaacttgaGAAGTATAATAAAGGCAAGTAGCAGACATGTGACTAAAAAAACGACTTTTACAGTTACATCTTACAATAAGAGTCTTGAATTTGCAGAAAAGTCTCTCATGACTCTGCCATGCTGCCATCTACTGCTCCGTTGTGAACTTTCGTTGTGACTTTCTAATTAATATAGAGtatagtgtttgtgtttgtggtgtGCATGACTGTGGTTCTCTCTCtactcggtgtgtgtgtgtgtgtgtgtgtgtgggcgctTGCATAAGTGCATGCCGTATTTATGCTGTGTGTGTGGACATGATTATGAGATGATATTGTCCGTCGCTCAGATGCTGATTTCCTCCCACGTGTGAGAACAAAGAGAGCGTTTCTACAAACACAGATGAGAGTCCAGCAgcagcacaacacacacagagacgctcCTCAGACACTGTGAGTAACTTCACCTCTGCGCTGTTTTTGTAGTTAACTTGCTGTCGGATGAGGTCAGtacatatgttttttaatggtgAATGGATTTTGGTAACATTTCATAATATGGTAACTGTTAGAGCATGCATTACTCTCAGTTAATGgaaataactaataactaatactTAACATAAATAGTTTATGTGT is a window from the Puntigrus tetrazona isolate hp1 chromosome 1, ASM1883169v1, whole genome shotgun sequence genome containing:
- the LOC122344130 gene encoding uncharacterized protein LOC122344130 isoform X2, producing MASAHQGDSKELRIVLLGVSGAGKSSTGNAILGREAFKENRTRESEKQRGRVEDRNISIIDTPGFFNTDLTDDEMKNELMKSMYLCYPGPHLFLLVINLENFREEQRNIVEQIQETFAEEALRFTVVLFVGREKIPNRKWKLLRDSRKFQDLVNHCRGQYHVINSKSDIIPTHITNLLKTINDIIAQNDGQHYDIHFFLRMPIKSRKEKIKQEKKKEEKIHTVREVIHMHSVIEESTINVTEQKDFSSHGTNMERTGFYVDRWSRVPPEMKNNEEEVVKQSEKKIFKQKEETNTVIKPNKCWKASEMRKWDQKEQQTETEHHQTQAVSVSESIQSRHTRIVMLGKTGAGKSATGNTFLGKKAFKEELSSESVTMKCQQHRQTVEGRIISVTDTPGLFDTTINEEQLKKELEKCIEMSVPGPHAFLLVIRLDVKFTVEEKNTVKWIEENFGEQATRYTIILFTRGDQLEISIEEFLSKNKQIRELVRQCKGGYHVFNNKDEENQSQVTELIEKIDRMVMENGGEHYTNDMYQEAQRRIEEEEMRRREEEERSRLEEEERIRKEERCRLLNHAKVLMGTGVIVGAGAAVVVGGGTLSPAVISGAALAGSAAVASAAKGATLSEALMAGAVAAGNAALSSVTRGASLPAALMGGRSEEPSFS
- the LOC122344130 gene encoding uncharacterized protein LOC122344130 isoform X1, which produces MKVFVFLRLGLGEFFGTFCSVLTGLRKCDSKELRIVLLGVSGAGKSSTGNAILGREAFKENRTRESEKQRGRVEDRNISIIDTPGFFNTDLTDDEMKNELMKSMYLCYPGPHLFLLVINLENFREEQRNIVEQIQETFAEEALRFTVVLFVGREKIPNRKWKLLRDSRKFQDLVNHCRGQYHVINSKSDIIPTHITNLLKTINDIIAQNDGQHYDIHFFLRMPIKSRKEKIKQEKKKEEKIHTVREVIHMHSVIEESTINVTEQKDFSSHGTNMERTGFYVDRWSRVPPEMKNNEEEVVKQSEKKIFKQKEETNTVIKPNKCWKASEMRKWDQKEQQTETEHHQTQAVSVSESIQSRHTRIVMLGKTGAGKSATGNTFLGKKAFKEELSSESVTMKCQQHRQTVEGRIISVTDTPGLFDTTINEEQLKKELEKCIEMSVPGPHAFLLVIRLDVKFTVEEKNTVKWIEENFGEQATRYTIILFTRGDQLEISIEEFLSKNKQIRELVRQCKGGYHVFNNKDEENQSQVTELIEKIDRMVMENGGEHYTNDMYQEAQRRIEEEEMRRREEEERSRLEEEERIRKEERCRLLNHAKVLMGTGVIVGAGAAVVVGGGTLSPAVISGAALAGSAAVASAAKGATLSEALMAGAVAAGNAALSSVTRGASLPAALMGGRSEEPSFS